One genomic region from Microcystis panniformis FACHB-1757 encodes:
- the ppk1 gene encoding polyphosphate kinase 1 produces the protein MTKAPTVTSAIDLKDSQYYFNRELSWLEFNRRVLYEALDPRTPLLERLKFTAIFCANLDEFFMVRVAVLKQQVEANVAVLSADGRTASEQLTEISKRLRPLVQQQDRLFEHTLKNLLVEQGIHLINYVDLHQEQRNYLHDYFEQNIFPVLTPLAVDPSHPFPYISNLSLNLAVVVRDPDTDKELFARVKVPQVFPRFLALSKELRHQDGKASIWTGVPLEQVVMHNLEALFPGMIIQECYPFRVTRNADISVEEDEADDLLLAIEEEVRKRRIGKSAVRLEIHSSTPSNIKDRIMRDLGLEEIDVYDVDGLLGHKDLFYFLSLPCPELKDPPWNPVTPPVLQGLREIVDGNEDGILEQDGEDIFTLIRNNDILVHHPYHSFSASVQQFIAQAAHDAHVLAIKMTLYRTSGDSPIVNSLIAAAENGKQVAALVELKARFDEENNISWAKKLEQAGVHVVYGLVGLKTHTKVVLVVRKEGDKIRRYFHIGTGNYNPKTAKLYTDLGLLSCREDLGADITDLFNFLTGYSRQQSYRKLLIAPVSLRKRMLAMIDREAKNCKNGGTGRIVAKMNALVDKPIIEALYAASRAGVQIDLIIRGICCLRPGLPEISENIRVISIIGRFLEHSRIFYFYNGGQEEVYIGSADWMTRNLTRRVEAVTPIDEPAIAKELEEILGIMLSDNRQAWELQSDGSYIQRRADNEGQESSTHVILMDKALKSAGISP, from the coding sequence ATGACTAAAGCTCCTACCGTAACTTCTGCAATCGATCTTAAAGATTCGCAATATTACTTTAACCGAGAATTAAGCTGGTTAGAATTTAATCGTCGTGTGCTTTATGAAGCACTTGATCCTCGGACTCCTCTACTGGAAAGATTAAAATTTACCGCCATTTTTTGTGCCAATCTCGACGAATTTTTTATGGTACGGGTGGCAGTGCTTAAACAACAAGTAGAGGCAAATGTAGCCGTTTTAAGTGCCGATGGCCGGACTGCCTCGGAACAGCTAACCGAGATCAGTAAACGTCTGCGTCCCCTTGTGCAACAGCAGGATCGTCTTTTTGAACACACCCTAAAAAATCTCTTAGTGGAACAGGGAATTCATCTGATTAACTATGTAGATTTACATCAAGAACAGCGCAATTATCTCCACGATTACTTTGAACAAAATATTTTCCCCGTTTTAACTCCCCTAGCGGTGGATCCTAGTCATCCTTTTCCCTATATTTCTAATCTTAGTCTCAATTTAGCCGTAGTCGTTCGCGATCCCGATACCGATAAAGAACTATTTGCCAGGGTGAAAGTGCCGCAGGTTTTCCCCCGTTTTCTGGCATTATCAAAAGAATTACGCCACCAAGACGGAAAAGCTTCGATTTGGACGGGAGTACCCCTTGAACAGGTGGTAATGCACAATTTAGAGGCACTTTTCCCCGGCATGATCATTCAAGAATGTTATCCTTTTCGGGTGACGCGCAATGCTGACATCTCCGTCGAAGAAGATGAGGCCGATGATTTATTATTAGCGATCGAGGAAGAAGTACGCAAGCGCCGCATCGGTAAATCGGCAGTACGTCTGGAAATTCACAGTTCTACTCCTAGCAATATTAAAGACCGGATCATGCGCGATCTGGGACTTGAGGAGATCGATGTTTACGATGTGGATGGACTGCTAGGACACAAAGATTTATTTTATTTTCTGTCCTTACCCTGTCCCGAACTGAAAGATCCGCCGTGGAATCCTGTCACCCCACCGGTTTTACAGGGATTGCGAGAAATAGTTGACGGTAACGAAGACGGGATCCTAGAACAGGATGGCGAAGATATTTTTACTTTAATTCGCAATAACGATATTCTCGTTCATCACCCCTACCATTCCTTTAGTGCCTCAGTACAACAGTTTATCGCCCAGGCGGCCCATGATGCCCATGTTTTAGCGATTAAAATGACTTTGTATCGTACTTCCGGAGATTCCCCGATTGTCAATTCCCTGATTGCAGCGGCGGAAAATGGTAAACAGGTAGCGGCGTTAGTGGAACTAAAAGCACGCTTTGATGAGGAAAATAACATTAGTTGGGCGAAAAAGCTCGAACAAGCCGGAGTTCACGTTGTTTATGGCTTAGTTGGTCTAAAAACCCACACAAAAGTGGTTCTCGTGGTCAGAAAAGAAGGGGATAAAATCCGTCGTTATTTCCATATTGGCACGGGCAATTATAACCCAAAAACAGCTAAATTATACACTGATTTGGGTTTACTTAGCTGTCGCGAGGATTTGGGGGCAGATATCACCGATTTATTTAACTTTCTGACTGGATACTCCCGTCAGCAATCCTATCGCAAACTTTTAATTGCTCCAGTGAGTTTGCGAAAACGGATGTTAGCAATGATCGATCGCGAGGCCAAAAACTGTAAAAATGGCGGTACGGGGCGCATTGTCGCAAAAATGAACGCTCTTGTCGATAAACCGATTATAGAAGCTTTATACGCCGCTTCTCGTGCTGGTGTGCAGATTGACTTAATTATTCGCGGCATCTGTTGTTTACGACCCGGATTGCCAGAAATAAGCGAAAATATCCGAGTAATTAGCATTATCGGCCGCTTTTTGGAACATTCCCGCATTTTTTACTTCTACAATGGTGGTCAGGAGGAGGTTTATATTGGTAGCGCCGATTGGATGACGCGGAACCTGACTCGTCGCGTGGAAGCAGTGACACCTATCGATGAACCAGCGATCGCCAAGGAACTAGAAGAAATTCTCGGCATTATGTTGTCAGATAACCGACAAGCATGGGAATTACAATCCGATGGCAGTTATATTCAGCGTCGTGCTGACAATGAGGGACAGGAAAGCAGTACCCATGTAATTTTAATGGACAAGGCCCTTAAATCTGCGGGTATTAGTCCATAG
- a CDS encoding CU044_2847 family protein has protein sequence MISRSNPPSKVTLEFGLQVEGKTVIPLLTKDSAQANIKVAIEWQFNQDKGG, from the coding sequence ATGATTTCCCGATCCAATCCACCCAGTAAAGTTACTTTAGAATTTGGGTTACAAGTTGAGGGTAAAACGGTGATTCCTTTGCTGACAAAAGATTCAGCACAAGCTAATATTAAAGTTGCTATTGAATGGCAATTTAACCAAGATAAGGGAGGTTAG
- a CDS encoding Uma2 family endonuclease, producing MQVQIEKQYYTPEEYCQLEEIAEYKNEYLDGEITPMVGATTNHNLIALNFCRNFPTKINNQDYWAFMSDVRLWMPRYRFYTYPDVMVIKDKPLYEGKGTNTVTNALIVVEVLSKSTRDYDRTDKFKFYRSIPEFKEYILIDQYRYYVEQFYQQNNGEWLFKASESDKDALRFHSVDFQMSLLDIYQRIDFNLTEE from the coding sequence ATGCAAGTTCAAATCGAAAAACAGTATTACACGCCTGAAGAATATTGTCAGCTAGAAGAAATAGCAGAATACAAAAATGAATATCTAGATGGAGAAATTACTCCAATGGTAGGAGCAACTACTAATCATAATCTGATTGCTTTAAATTTCTGTAGGAATTTTCCGACTAAGATTAACAATCAAGATTATTGGGCTTTTATGAGTGATGTACGGTTATGGATGCCAAGATATCGCTTTTATACTTATCCTGATGTCATGGTGATTAAAGACAAACCATTATATGAAGGAAAAGGCACAAACACTGTAACTAATGCGTTAATCGTTGTCGAGGTTTTATCGAAATCAACTAGAGATTATGACCGTACTGATAAGTTTAAGTTTTATCGCTCAATTCCTGAGTTTAAAGAATATATTTTGATTGATCAATACCGTTATTATGTTGAACAATTTTATCAACAAAATAATGGGGAGTGGTTGTTTAAAGCCTCTGAATCAGACAAAGATGCTTTAAGGTTTCATTCTGTGGATTTTCAAATGTCATTGCTGGATATTTATCAACGCATTGATTTTAATTTAACTGAAGAATAA
- a CDS encoding diflavin flavoprotein, giving the protein MVATPVKTKRLTVQVANLTADITAIRSLDWDRDRFDIEFGLQNGTTYNSYLIRGEKIALVDTSHEKFRQLYFDSLNGLINPQEIDYLIISHTEPDHSGLVRDILELAPNITVVGSKVAIQFLENLVHHPFQRQLVKNGDQLDLGNGHILEFVNAPNLHWPDTIFTYDHGSGILFTCDAFGMHYCSDDLYDEQLSAIEPDYRFYYECLMAPNARSVLAAMKRMEPLGNINLVANGHGPLLKHNVTELLTHYRDWSQAQTKAEKTVAVFYISDYGYSDRLCQSIAKGITKTGLAVETLDLKSADPQEVKELASSAVGIVIGTPPVSGINAQEITVNLGTILASVNPKQYIGMFESQGGDDESILPLFNKFREVGLTKAFDPIRSTETPNESLYQRCEEAGTDMGQLLTQEVKVKQRKSLDTDLDKAIGRISGGLYIITTKKGDRSGAMVASWVTQASFDPPGFTVAVAKDRAIESLMQVGDQFILNILEEGNYQTLMKHFLKRFGPGEDRFAGVNTRTANNGSPILADALAYLECEVVSRMECADHWIVYNKVADGRVSKPDSLTAVHHRKVGNYY; this is encoded by the coding sequence ATGGTTGCTACACCAGTCAAAACAAAACGTCTTACCGTGCAGGTGGCCAATCTCACCGCAGACATCACCGCTATTCGTTCCCTCGATTGGGATCGCGATCGCTTCGATATTGAATTCGGATTACAAAACGGGACGACTTATAACTCCTATCTGATTCGTGGGGAAAAAATCGCCCTTGTGGATACCTCTCACGAAAAATTCCGTCAACTATATTTTGATAGTCTCAACGGATTAATTAACCCGCAAGAAATCGATTATTTAATTATCAGTCATACCGAACCCGATCACAGTGGGTTAGTCAGAGATATATTGGAACTCGCTCCCAATATTACCGTCGTTGGTTCGAAAGTAGCAATTCAGTTTTTAGAGAATTTAGTTCATCATCCTTTTCAGCGTCAACTGGTCAAAAATGGTGATCAGTTAGACCTAGGCAATGGTCACATTCTCGAATTTGTTAACGCTCCTAATTTACACTGGCCCGATACTATTTTTACCTACGATCACGGTTCGGGAATTTTATTTACCTGTGATGCCTTCGGAATGCACTACTGTTCCGATGATCTCTACGATGAGCAGTTAAGTGCTATTGAACCAGATTATCGCTTCTATTATGAATGTTTAATGGCTCCTAATGCTCGTTCCGTACTAGCGGCGATGAAACGGATGGAACCCCTAGGTAATATTAATCTCGTGGCTAATGGTCATGGACCGTTATTAAAACATAATGTTACTGAATTATTGACCCATTATCGTGATTGGAGTCAGGCACAAACTAAGGCAGAAAAAACCGTCGCTGTCTTCTATATTTCCGATTATGGTTATAGCGATCGCCTCTGTCAATCGATTGCTAAAGGTATTACTAAAACTGGTTTGGCTGTAGAAACTTTAGACCTGAAATCCGCCGATCCCCAAGAGGTAAAAGAATTAGCTTCTTCTGCGGTGGGAATCGTCATCGGTACTCCCCCCGTTTCTGGTATTAATGCCCAAGAAATTACGGTTAATTTAGGCACAATTCTCGCCTCGGTTAACCCCAAACAATATATCGGAATGTTTGAATCTCAAGGGGGTGATGATGAATCAATTTTACCTCTATTTAATAAGTTTCGTGAAGTTGGTTTAACCAAAGCTTTTGATCCCATTCGTAGCACAGAAACTCCTAACGAGAGTCTCTATCAACGCTGTGAAGAAGCGGGTACAGACATGGGACAACTATTAACCCAAGAGGTAAAAGTTAAACAAAGAAAATCCCTCGATACTGACCTCGATAAAGCCATCGGACGGATTAGCGGTGGTTTATATATTATTACCACCAAGAAAGGAGACAGAAGCGGGGCAATGGTCGCTTCTTGGGTGACGCAAGCAAGTTTTGATCCTCCCGGTTTTACCGTTGCTGTGGCTAAAGATCGGGCGATCGAGTCTTTAATGCAAGTGGGGGATCAATTCATTTTAAACATTCTGGAAGAAGGCAATTATCAAACCCTGATGAAACACTTTTTAAAACGTTTCGGACCTGGGGAAGATCGTTTTGCAGGAGTCAATACTCGCACCGCTAATAATGGTTCCCCAATTTTAGCCGATGCTCTCGCTTATTTAGAATGTGAGGTAGTTAGTCGCATGGAATGTGCTGACCACTGGATTGTTTACAATAAAGTTGCCGATGGTCGCGTTTCTAAACCTGATAGTTTAACGGCCGTTCACCATCGCAAAGTCGGTAATTATTATTAG
- a CDS encoding CU044_2847 family protein: protein MSIKITEIQASDGAKIYMQYEEGDREQLQAVGFFEDIEERTKNFQAGVTNIVNEYAQLLLTSIKQGVSQANPPSKVTLEFGLQVGGETGIPLVTKGSAQANIKVAIEWQFNQDKGG from the coding sequence ATGTCAATAAAAATCACAGAAATACAAGCCTCCGATGGCGCAAAAATTTATATGCAGTACGAAGAAGGTGATAGGGAGCAATTGCAAGCAGTAGGATTTTTCGAGGATATAGAAGAAAGAACAAAAAATTTTCAAGCAGGAGTTACTAATATTGTTAATGAATATGCACAATTGTTATTAACTTCGATAAAACAGGGAGTTTCCCAAGCCAATCCACCCAGTAAGGTTACTTTAGAATTTGGGTTACAAGTTGGTGGCGAAACGGGGATTCCTTTGGTGACAAAAGGTTCAGCACAAGCTAATATTAAAGTTGCTATTGAATGGCAATTTAACCAAGATAAGGGAGGTTAG
- a CDS encoding HEAT repeat domain-containing protein translates to MIKSNLDYLQESMVKILNEKGDTLGSGFIIREDGYLITCHHVIYLLPSLRVNYQGKEYASQWCQEYSNPEVDIAILKIKIENAKPVKIVNFQAGLNCVTVYGFPREKEKNFPEGFDVNADKITVSAPLNLLSTYPNNKIEYKNPWNKLPDKSSNFLTHRINAKVDRGTSGGAVFSEELGGVLGVIQSSKTDESYVIRWDNILDILDKLGLEPTKNAVCRFLEKIQDEFQYLQFFHTRQKISLLKQYIPIEVTLERRYNHEIETWQAYTGDEGTLKKIYALKGFTEEQQREENKKVQVDWEEAKDKHNKMMILADPGMGKSTLLRMEALKIAREELGKLGVNTPQPFLNNREKVKVKDVILPLYFRLSELANKLAEKNDDIINIIPQLIDKNFQIESIVKQKLEQGKCVLFLDALDEVSSIQLHKLNTKLENFLDNSPCKIYLTSRIVGYSGKFSKEVKEVEIVPFTDQKTAEYIKTWFVNAEGYLENDLVSAAGLIEELKNKPQIQGLAQNPLLLSLICSLYQTQDLILPAKRNEVYKQAVDYMLRDWVENRKLVSVSGGKRIAKIRLLEIVAYELSCREEEIFIFQEEDFFNVLERYLRHEEVSTIFQQSNSDELMIELCEEDGIIQKFHEKGDQYLFLHRTFQEYFTACYLHQRIKKNQEDGIALVKAHFWDHDWHETIILLAGMMSDASLLLEAILQEKDDIFATLLILASNCLAESKNIQDSLINQIVDKLYNVWQRDFSLEYINKTMVTLGKTFPVMRRRLENALKDLPWYVRDSKFSAAGLLGEIGNPESIPALSAALDDSEKRIKGYAEDDIKEIKRERKPIPDFELDLHKEKLFRGWALKALGEIGNSEALPTIIRALNYSDWFRDNAAIILGKMNRKQALALPSLISTLSDSEKSVRFWGVKALGEIGVGNSETIQALITALNDVKTRGNAVEALSKINNSAVVSALIETIKNSDGDFRSYAAVALGKITNPDAVPVLIEAVNHSAFHVYIRYSAVQALGNIGNPEAVSALIAVLNDSEINDIYYAADELVRNKAVEALSKIGTPQAVSGLIEALALKNPYQKVAGKAAEALLNIGTEEAYLGLMTALNHLDENVRKYAVEALGEINNIGSTAAMPILIEALNNPYQEVRSYATMIFAKFPSGLVVIPESRQAFIVASLNDSDKTGRDCVETALSLLLNPEEVLALMTALTNSDETVRSNAMESLGETLDKIGNPETMSGLSMALEDSNNLLRCYSAILLTVYLKGKGNPEALPILIKALNHSDKYLRRMAVSGLGESDNPEVVPALIMMLNDSDYDVRGRAVMALANISHPKAIPALIEALNDVNKYVRFMSADALSKIGNLEVIPTLIEGLNDSEEIFRLPTIWMVIHLSRIDNYILIPVLIEALNNSDKNVRALAAQTLGNIGNSEAIQALIETLNDEDDQVQYIAQLALSQIGNSETISALIDVIKYSEHDARW, encoded by the coding sequence ATGATTAAATCCAATCTCGACTATCTACAAGAATCAATGGTTAAAATCCTCAATGAAAAAGGGGATACGCTGGGTTCTGGGTTTATTATTCGAGAAGATGGTTATCTCATTACCTGTCATCACGTTATCTATCTTTTACCCTCTTTAAGAGTAAATTATCAAGGGAAAGAATACGCATCTCAATGGTGTCAAGAATATTCTAATCCAGAAGTTGATATTGCTATTCTTAAGATTAAGATTGAGAATGCTAAACCTGTGAAGATTGTTAATTTTCAAGCTGGGTTAAATTGCGTCACAGTTTATGGATTTCCTAGAGAAAAAGAGAAGAATTTTCCAGAAGGATTTGATGTGAATGCCGATAAAATTACTGTCAGTGCGCCTTTAAATCTGCTTTCGACTTATCCTAATAATAAGATTGAATATAAGAATCCTTGGAATAAATTACCTGATAAATCTTCTAATTTTCTGACTCACAGAATTAATGCTAAGGTTGATAGGGGTACAAGCGGAGGTGCTGTTTTTTCGGAAGAATTAGGAGGAGTTTTAGGGGTTATTCAATCGAGTAAAACTGATGAAAGTTATGTGATTCGGTGGGATAATATTTTAGATATTTTAGATAAACTGGGGTTAGAACCTACCAAAAATGCTGTTTGTCGATTTTTAGAAAAAATTCAAGATGAATTTCAATATCTTCAATTCTTTCATACTCGTCAAAAAATCTCGTTATTAAAGCAATATATTCCTATTGAAGTTACTTTAGAAAGACGCTATAACCATGAGATTGAAACATGGCAAGCTTATACAGGTGATGAGGGAACATTAAAGAAAATCTATGCCTTAAAAGGGTTTACTGAGGAACAGCAACGGGAAGAAAACAAAAAAGTACAAGTTGATTGGGAAGAAGCCAAAGATAAACACAATAAAATGATGATTCTTGCTGATCCTGGAATGGGTAAATCAACTCTTTTAAGGATGGAAGCATTAAAAATTGCTAGGGAAGAATTAGGGAAGTTAGGTGTTAATACTCCTCAACCCTTCTTAAACAATCGGGAGAAGGTTAAGGTTAAGGATGTGATTCTTCCTTTGTATTTTCGGCTATCTGAGTTAGCAAATAAATTAGCAGAAAAAAATGATGATATTATTAACATAATACCTCAGTTAATTGATAAAAATTTTCAGATTGAGTCTATTGTCAAACAAAAGCTAGAACAGGGAAAATGTGTCTTATTTTTAGATGCTTTAGATGAAGTTTCTTCTATACAACTACATAAACTCAATACAAAACTTGAGAATTTTTTAGATAATTCTCCTTGTAAAATTTATCTAACTTCTCGCATTGTGGGTTATAGTGGCAAATTTTCAAAGGAAGTCAAAGAGGTAGAAATTGTTCCCTTTACTGATCAAAAGACAGCCGAATATATCAAAACCTGGTTTGTTAATGCGGAAGGTTATTTAGAGAATGATTTGGTATCAGCAGCAGGTTTAATTGAGGAGTTGAAAAATAAACCGCAAATTCAGGGTTTAGCACAAAATCCTTTATTACTTTCTTTAATTTGTAGTCTCTATCAAACTCAGGATTTAATTTTACCAGCAAAACGTAATGAAGTATATAAACAAGCAGTTGATTATATGCTGCGTGATTGGGTAGAAAATAGAAAGCTGGTATCAGTATCAGGCGGAAAGCGGATAGCGAAGATCAGATTATTAGAGATTGTGGCTTATGAGTTATCTTGTCGAGAAGAAGAAATTTTTATTTTCCAAGAAGAAGACTTTTTTAATGTTTTAGAAAGATATTTACGCCATGAAGAAGTATCAACAATTTTCCAGCAATCAAATAGTGATGAATTAATGATAGAGTTATGCGAGGAAGATGGGATTATTCAGAAGTTTCATGAAAAAGGAGATCAATATCTATTTTTACATCGCACTTTCCAGGAGTATTTTACTGCTTGTTATCTTCATCAACGAATAAAGAAAAATCAAGAGGATGGAATTGCGTTAGTCAAGGCGCATTTCTGGGATCATGATTGGCATGAGACGATTATTTTGTTAGCGGGGATGATGTCTGATGCCAGTCTTTTATTAGAAGCAATTTTACAGGAAAAAGATGATATTTTTGCAACTTTATTAATACTGGCTAGTAACTGTCTGGCGGAAAGTAAAAATATTCAAGATTCTCTGATTAATCAGATAGTCGATAAGCTTTATAATGTGTGGCAGCGTGATTTTAGTTTAGAGTATATCAACAAGACAATGGTGACATTAGGGAAGACTTTTCCCGTGATGAGAAGACGATTAGAAAACGCACTTAAGGATTTACCTTGGTATGTCAGAGATAGTAAATTTAGTGCAGCAGGATTGTTAGGTGAAATCGGCAATCCTGAATCAATACCTGCTTTAAGTGCGGCATTAGATGATTCGGAAAAGAGAATTAAAGGTTATGCAGAAGACGATATAAAAGAAATAAAGAGAGAACGTAAACCTATACCAGATTTTGAATTAGATTTGCATAAAGAAAAACTATTCAGAGGTTGGGCATTAAAAGCATTAGGAGAAATTGGCAATTCTGAAGCATTACCAACTATTATTCGGGCGTTAAATTATTCAGATTGGTTTAGAGATAATGCTGCAATAATTTTAGGAAAAATGAACAGAAAGCAAGCTTTAGCTTTACCCTCTTTAATTTCAACACTATCTGATTCTGAAAAAAGTGTTAGATTTTGGGGGGTAAAAGCTTTAGGTGAAATTGGTGTTGGTAATTCGGAAACAATACAAGCTTTGATTACAGCACTCAATGATGTGAAAACTAGAGGGAATGCAGTAGAAGCGTTAAGTAAAATTAACAATTCAGCAGTAGTATCAGCTTTAATCGAGACAATTAAAAATTCAGATGGGGATTTCAGAAGTTATGCAGCAGTAGCTTTAGGTAAGATTACTAACCCAGATGCAGTACCAGTGTTAATAGAAGCAGTGAATCATTCAGCTTTTCATGTTTATATTAGATACTCTGCGGTACAAGCTTTAGGTAATATTGGCAACCCAGAAGCCGTGTCTGCTTTAATTGCGGTGCTGAATGATTCAGAAATAAATGATATATATTATGCAGCAGATGAACTTGTCAGAAATAAGGCAGTAGAAGCATTAAGTAAAATTGGAACTCCACAAGCGGTGTCAGGTTTAATTGAGGCACTAGCACTTAAGAATCCTTATCAGAAAGTCGCAGGTAAAGCGGCGGAAGCTTTATTAAATATTGGCACTGAGGAAGCCTACTTAGGTTTAATGACAGCACTTAATCATTTAGATGAAAATGTTAGGAAATATGCGGTAGAAGCGTTAGGAGAAATTAACAACATTGGCAGCACAGCAGCGATGCCTATTTTAATCGAGGCACTAAATAATCCTTATCAGGAAGTTAGAAGCTATGCAACGATGATTTTCGCAAAATTTCCTTCGGGATTGGTGGTTATTCCAGAATCTAGACAAGCTTTTATTGTTGCGTCGCTTAATGATTCAGATAAGACTGGTAGAGACTGTGTAGAAACCGCTTTAAGCTTGCTTCTTAATCCAGAAGAAGTATTAGCTTTAATGACAGCATTAACCAATTCAGATGAAACTGTCAGAAGTAATGCCATGGAATCTTTGGGCGAAACATTAGACAAAATTGGCAACCCAGAAACGATGTCAGGTTTAAGTATGGCACTAGAGGATTCCAATAATCTTCTCAGATGCTATTCGGCAATATTATTAACAGTTTATTTAAAAGGAAAAGGTAATCCAGAAGCTTTACCAATTTTAATCAAAGCACTTAATCATTCAGACAAGTATCTTAGACGCATGGCTGTAAGTGGTTTAGGTGAGAGCGACAATCCAGAAGTAGTGCCAGCTTTAATTATGATGCTAAATGATTCGGATTATGATGTCAGAGGCAGAGCAGTAATGGCTTTAGCAAATATCAGTCATCCAAAAGCGATACCAGCCTTAATTGAAGCTTTGAATGATGTAAATAAATATGTCAGATTTATGTCAGCAGATGCTCTAAGCAAAATAGGCAATTTAGAAGTGATACCAACTTTAATTGAGGGGTTAAATGATTCAGAAGAGATTTTTAGATTGCCCACGATTTGGATGGTAATTCATTTAAGTAGGATAGACAATTATATATTGATACCAGTTTTAATTGAAGCACTGAATAACTCCGATAAGAATGTCAGAGCGTTAGCAGCACAAACTTTAGGAAATATCGGCAACTCGGAAGCAATACAAGCTTTAATTGAGACATTAAATGATGAAGATGATCAGGTTCAATACATTGCTCAACTCGCTTTAAGCCAAATAGGCAATTCAGAAACAATATCAGCTTTAATCGATGTAATAAAGTATTCAGAGCATGATGCCAGATGGTAA
- a CDS encoding Uma2 family endonuclease encodes MQVQIEKRYYTPEEYCQLEETAEYKNEYLDGDIIPMTGATINHNLIAGNFYKNFPTKINNQDYWAFMSDVRLWMPRYRFYTYPDVMVIKDKPLYEGKGTNTVTNALIVVEGLSKSTRDYDRTDKFKFYRSIPEFKEYILIDQYRYYVEQFYQQNNGEWLFKASESDKDALRFHSVDFQMSLQDIYQRIDFNLSEE; translated from the coding sequence ATGCAAGTTCAAATCGAAAAACGCTATTACACACCTGAAGAATACTGTCAGCTAGAAGAAACAGCAGAATACAAAAATGAATATCTAGATGGAGATATTATTCCTATGACGGGAGCAACAATCAATCATAATCTGATTGCTGGTAATTTTTATAAAAATTTTCCGACTAAGATTAACAATCAAGATTATTGGGCTTTTATGAGTGATGTACGGTTATGGATGCCAAGATATCGCTTTTATACTTATCCTGATGTCATGGTGATTAAAGACAAACCATTATATGAAGGAAAAGGCACAAACACTGTAACTAATGCGTTAATCGTTGTCGAGGGTTTATCGAAATCAACTAGAGATTATGACCGTACTGATAAGTTTAAGTTTTATCGCTCAATTCCTGAGTTTAAAGAATATATTTTGATTGATCAATACCGTTATTATGTTGAGCAGTTTTATCAACAAAATAATGGGGAGTGGTTGTTTAAAGCCTCTGAATCAGACAAAGATGCTTTAAGGTTTCATTCTGTGGATTTTCAAATGTCATTGCAGGATATTTATCAACGCATTGATTTTAATTTAAGTGAAGAATAA